One window from the genome of Myxococcus virescens encodes:
- the bacP gene encoding bactofilin BacP gives MATAKELSASSNVDNTVVGPSILISGRLTGDEDLTVRGRVEGELTLSRTLIVEPSGVVKANVAVKNAIVSGVVVGNINATESVELTREGRMVGDIRAPRVIIVDGASFRGRVDMGDVEPGRLPAERPAVVRPTAVTRPTATPARPTIPAARPMPPPPPSRPTPPPPPARPSAPPAVTRPSAPITRPGLGGLGSKPLPPPPPTRVERAEPQAEQAGSAEPPTPVLVGAGAKKKVVVKKKTR, from the coding sequence GTGGCCACCGCGAAGGAGCTCTCAGCGAGCAGCAACGTCGACAACACCGTGGTGGGGCCTTCCATCCTCATCAGCGGCCGGTTGACGGGCGACGAGGACCTCACGGTCCGAGGGCGCGTCGAGGGTGAGCTGACGCTCAGCCGCACCCTCATCGTGGAGCCCTCGGGCGTGGTGAAGGCCAACGTGGCGGTGAAGAACGCCATCGTCAGCGGCGTGGTGGTGGGCAACATCAACGCCACCGAGAGCGTGGAGCTCACCCGCGAAGGCCGCATGGTGGGCGACATCCGCGCCCCGCGCGTCATCATCGTCGACGGGGCCAGCTTCCGTGGCCGCGTGGACATGGGTGACGTGGAGCCGGGACGTCTGCCGGCCGAGCGCCCCGCGGTGGTCCGCCCCACGGCGGTGACCCGTCCCACGGCGACGCCCGCGCGTCCGACGATTCCGGCCGCACGGCCCATGCCTCCGCCGCCGCCGTCGCGGCCCACGCCTCCTCCACCGCCCGCGCGCCCCTCGGCGCCTCCCGCGGTGACGCGCCCCTCGGCGCCCATCACCCGTCCGGGGTTGGGTGGCCTGGGAAGCAAGCCGCTGCCGCCGCCTCCGCCGACCCGCGTGGAGCGGGCGGAGCCGCAGGCTGAGCAGGCGGGCTCTGCCGAGCCGCCAACGCCAGTCCTGGTGGGTGCTGGCGCGAAGAAGAAGGTCGTGGTGAAGAAGAAGACCCGCTAG
- a CDS encoding ParB/RepB/Spo0J family partition protein: MDAEHRVDGQDGTAGAGPEGGSQAPSGQDGSQGGAVSAEPPASGGSSEPQGEHKREDASPESGGEHRAEGTPPAEGSEQRAEATPSEQQGVAHRAEGTSSEQGVAQRAEGTPSEQGEPQNASSAQGQGGEPPVASGDTQGEGARPHNVGGEAPGSADSSASEGSKDQAGSQEGGLQAEGTSSHGQAEPPAKDASHAQGEHQAVSESHGQDGSESGGGSVANAETRAEQSPSDGEAHVTPGLDERPQGAFWTGEADGDKASDSDEESREDVLPEPEQRLSGRVTTVLLPLEKLQDESAFKLRPEGDVSGLATDIARLGQLFPVDVRPAGEDRYQLVCGFRRVAALRFLKRDAVQARIHLRLSDEDALVMSLAEAIHATPVGPEVLEAKRDELEAQGRLSAAVRDMLEKALATEDTLAPEGVEEEIDADELAQEVAQRLGAINQDLSLLADVFAALDESRKAELLMQLRYSSELVTYLEGL; encoded by the coding sequence ATGGACGCCGAGCACAGGGTTGATGGACAGGATGGGACGGCGGGTGCTGGGCCCGAAGGTGGCTCGCAGGCGCCGTCCGGGCAGGACGGCAGCCAGGGCGGTGCCGTGAGCGCCGAGCCGCCCGCTTCGGGGGGCTCCTCGGAGCCGCAGGGCGAGCACAAGCGCGAGGACGCGTCACCGGAGTCCGGTGGTGAGCACCGCGCAGAGGGCACGCCCCCCGCCGAAGGTTCGGAGCAGCGAGCCGAGGCCACGCCTTCCGAGCAGCAGGGCGTTGCGCATCGCGCAGAGGGCACGTCTTCCGAGCAGGGCGTTGCGCAGCGCGCAGAGGGCACGCCTTCGGAACAGGGCGAGCCCCAGAACGCCAGCTCCGCGCAGGGGCAGGGCGGTGAGCCTCCCGTCGCCAGTGGCGACACCCAGGGCGAGGGCGCACGACCGCACAACGTGGGCGGGGAAGCGCCGGGCTCCGCGGATTCCTCCGCGAGCGAAGGTTCGAAGGACCAGGCAGGTTCGCAGGAAGGTGGACTGCAGGCCGAGGGCACCTCGTCCCACGGTCAGGCGGAGCCACCTGCCAAGGATGCGTCTCATGCGCAGGGCGAGCACCAGGCCGTGAGTGAGTCCCACGGGCAGGACGGAAGCGAATCAGGAGGCGGGTCCGTCGCCAACGCGGAGACACGCGCCGAGCAGTCCCCCTCCGACGGCGAGGCCCATGTCACGCCCGGGCTGGACGAGCGCCCCCAAGGCGCGTTCTGGACGGGGGAGGCCGACGGGGACAAAGCCAGCGACTCTGACGAGGAGTCGCGGGAGGACGTCCTCCCCGAACCCGAGCAGCGGCTTTCGGGCCGGGTGACGACGGTGCTCCTGCCGCTGGAGAAGTTGCAGGACGAAAGCGCGTTCAAGCTGCGCCCGGAAGGCGACGTGTCGGGGCTGGCCACGGACATCGCGCGGCTGGGGCAGTTGTTCCCGGTGGACGTTCGCCCGGCGGGGGAAGACCGCTATCAACTCGTCTGTGGTTTCCGGCGGGTCGCGGCGCTGCGCTTCCTCAAGCGAGACGCCGTGCAGGCGCGGATCCACCTGCGGCTCTCGGACGAGGACGCGCTGGTGATGTCGCTGGCGGAGGCGATTCACGCCACGCCGGTGGGCCCGGAAGTCCTGGAGGCGAAGCGCGACGAGCTCGAGGCGCAGGGGCGCTTGAGCGCGGCCGTTCGCGACATGCTGGAGAAGGCGCTCGCCACCGAGGACACGCTGGCGCCGGAGGGCGTCGAAGAGGAGATTGACGCCGACGAGCTGGCGCAGGAAGTGGCGCAGCGGCTCGGGGCCATCAATCAGGACCTCTCACTGCTGGCGGACGTGTTCGCCGCGCTGGATGAGTCGCGCAAGGCAGAGCTCCTGATGCAGCTCCGCTACTCGTCCGAGCTGGTCACCTATCTGGAGGGGTTGTAA
- a CDS encoding ATP-binding protein, which yields MQADQRGRVLVVAAKEAGDALMERLTSSGYQCASAEKESGLAQVADTLQPEVVLLAVTAKRAAEMLESLRKVDRLQRLPVLVDLGRARSAEAFKRLAVDDWIRSADEVVPRLEAALRAGRLRDREERIRLRMGMLLEITQAATSSLELEEILRIAVDKVGRVTGTDRCSVVLVEGSHARTAKVVATQEDPSLVQLDIEVMRYPELRRALETRESVVIEEAQRDPLMAEVRTNILPLGVKSILVQPLICQGDLLGALFLRVSRADASFGRDEQEFAQAVAGVLANSIRNARLHTAVKKKREDLEEAYVQRYQELNEANRRLKELNRLKDEIIAVCSHDLRAPLQVLLGHGRLLQEGPLEPQQRQSSEAMIRQGKKILGLVESLLEKGKGEAARLSIEPRVLDVAQLCRDAVNELEILAADRGVSLRADCPDSLMLIGDEVKLHEVLQNLITNAIHHARQDGEVVVSTQRLGRPDGDAAKVCVQDDGVGIPPDELHLVFDRYRHGGKGGTGLGLAICKEFVELHGGEIWAESPPDTGCIFVFTLPLAQEAPRNPRPPPAAASTPQEQPRVLVVEDEPEIAAVLSEVLRSKYRVEVARDGAEGLARAKAQRPDLVVMDVFLPKLDGLDAAMALKSSTDTARIPVILLSAHQGVAEKVRSLNLGAVDYMSKPFNAVELLNRTERALKLRQGEREQQEKEKSSALQRRTGSDPATGLHDRRGLLLRLEQEVARSRRYHRALSLAVLRPDRPVDPVPSSIADVMRKRVRHPDAISHLGGGVFAVVLPECQAEAARAVISRMLPDVEKATDTEYRSAVADVSQDSDSVEKLLEKLGAPAPEES from the coding sequence ATGCAGGCTGATCAGCGGGGACGCGTGCTGGTGGTGGCCGCCAAGGAGGCGGGCGATGCGCTCATGGAGCGGCTCACGTCGAGCGGCTACCAGTGTGCGTCGGCGGAGAAGGAGAGCGGCCTGGCCCAGGTCGCGGACACATTGCAGCCAGAGGTCGTCCTGCTGGCGGTGACGGCGAAGCGGGCCGCGGAGATGCTGGAGTCGCTGCGCAAGGTGGACCGGCTCCAGCGCCTGCCGGTGCTGGTGGACCTGGGCCGCGCGCGCTCGGCGGAAGCTTTCAAGCGGCTGGCCGTGGACGATTGGATCCGCAGCGCCGACGAGGTGGTGCCCCGTCTGGAGGCCGCCCTGCGCGCAGGCCGGCTGCGTGACCGGGAAGAGCGGATCCGCCTGCGCATGGGGATGCTGCTGGAAATCACCCAGGCGGCCACCAGTTCGCTCGAGTTGGAGGAGATACTCCGCATCGCCGTGGACAAGGTGGGCCGTGTCACCGGGACGGACCGTTGCTCCGTGGTGCTGGTGGAGGGCAGCCATGCCCGCACCGCGAAGGTGGTGGCCACGCAGGAAGACCCGAGCCTCGTCCAATTGGACATCGAGGTGATGCGCTACCCGGAGCTGCGCCGCGCGCTGGAGACGCGGGAATCGGTGGTCATCGAGGAGGCACAGCGCGACCCGCTGATGGCGGAGGTCCGCACCAACATCCTGCCGCTGGGCGTGAAGTCCATCCTGGTGCAGCCCCTCATCTGTCAGGGCGACCTGCTGGGAGCGCTGTTCCTACGGGTATCGCGCGCTGACGCGTCGTTCGGCCGGGACGAGCAGGAGTTCGCCCAGGCAGTGGCCGGCGTGCTGGCCAACTCCATCCGCAACGCGCGCCTGCACACGGCGGTGAAGAAGAAGCGCGAGGACCTGGAGGAAGCCTACGTCCAGCGCTACCAGGAGCTGAACGAGGCCAACCGCCGGCTGAAGGAGCTCAACCGGCTCAAGGACGAAATCATCGCGGTGTGCAGCCACGACCTGCGCGCGCCGCTCCAGGTGCTCCTGGGGCACGGCCGGCTGTTGCAGGAAGGGCCGCTGGAGCCGCAGCAGCGCCAGTCCTCCGAGGCGATGATTCGCCAGGGCAAGAAGATCCTCGGCCTGGTGGAGTCGCTGCTGGAGAAGGGCAAGGGCGAGGCGGCGCGGCTGTCCATCGAGCCCCGGGTCCTGGACGTGGCACAGCTCTGCCGCGACGCCGTCAACGAGCTGGAGATTCTCGCCGCGGACCGGGGCGTGTCGCTGCGCGCCGACTGTCCCGACAGCCTGATGCTCATCGGTGACGAGGTGAAGCTGCACGAGGTGCTGCAGAACCTCATCACCAACGCCATCCACCACGCGCGCCAGGACGGCGAGGTGGTGGTGAGCACCCAGCGGCTGGGGCGTCCCGATGGAGACGCCGCCAAGGTGTGCGTGCAGGACGACGGTGTGGGCATTCCGCCGGACGAGCTGCACCTCGTCTTCGACCGCTACCGCCACGGCGGCAAAGGCGGGACCGGCCTGGGGCTGGCCATCTGCAAGGAGTTCGTGGAGCTGCACGGCGGTGAAATCTGGGCGGAGAGCCCGCCGGACACCGGCTGCATCTTCGTCTTCACGCTGCCGCTGGCGCAGGAAGCGCCGCGCAACCCGCGCCCGCCGCCCGCCGCCGCGTCCACGCCGCAGGAGCAGCCGCGCGTGCTGGTGGTGGAGGACGAGCCGGAGATCGCCGCGGTGCTGTCGGAGGTGCTGCGCTCCAAGTACCGCGTGGAGGTGGCGCGCGACGGCGCGGAGGGCTTGGCCCGGGCGAAGGCCCAGCGGCCGGACCTGGTGGTCATGGACGTGTTCCTGCCCAAGCTGGACGGCCTGGACGCGGCCATGGCGCTCAAGTCCTCGACGGACACCGCGCGCATCCCCGTCATCCTGCTGTCCGCCCACCAGGGCGTGGCGGAGAAGGTCCGCTCGCTGAACCTGGGCGCGGTGGACTACATGAGCAAGCCGTTCAACGCGGTGGAACTCCTCAACCGCACCGAGCGCGCCCTCAAGCTGCGCCAGGGTGAGCGCGAGCAGCAGGAGAAGGAGAAGTCCAGCGCCTTGCAGCGGCGCACCGGCAGCGACCCCGCCACGGGCCTGCACGACCGGCGCGGGCTGCTGCTGCGGCTGGAGCAGGAGGTGGCGCGCAGCCGGCGTTACCACCGCGCGCTCAGCCTCGCCGTGCTCCGGCCCGACCGGCCGGTGGATCCGGTGCCGTCCAGCATCGCCGATGTCATGCGCAAGCGGGTGCGCCACCCGGATGCCATCTCCCACCTGGGCGGAGGTGTGTTCGCCGTCGTCCTGCCGGAGTGCCAGGCGGAGGCGGCGCGCGCCGTCATCAGCCGCATGTTGCCGGATGTGGAGAAGGCGACGGACACGGAGTACCGGTCGGCGGTGGCGGATGTGAGCCAGGACAGCGACTCGGTCGAGAAGCTGCTGGAGAAGCTGGGCGCGCCGGCCCCCGAAGAGAGCTGA
- a CDS encoding TlyA family RNA methyltransferase, whose product MKPRKERLDVLVVERGLAESRTKAQALILAGQVVVGDQRVDKPGTLIPQEAELRLKGEVLPYVSRGGLKLKGAIDRFGLDVRGKVAADIGASTGGFTDCLLQHGATRVHAIDVGYGQLHEKLRTDPRVRSRERVNARYLTEEDLPEKVGVVVIDVSFISLTQVLPSVLTYLEPGGLLVALVKPQFEVGPDRVGKGGVVRDVAARQDAIDTVTAFVREQGLEVLGLMDSTVPGPAGNVEALLVASRP is encoded by the coding sequence GTGAAGCCTCGCAAGGAGCGGCTGGACGTGCTGGTGGTGGAGCGCGGACTGGCCGAGTCGCGCACCAAGGCCCAGGCGCTCATCCTGGCCGGCCAGGTGGTGGTGGGCGACCAGCGCGTGGACAAACCCGGCACGCTGATTCCGCAGGAGGCGGAGCTGCGCCTCAAGGGCGAGGTGCTTCCCTACGTGTCGCGCGGCGGCCTGAAGCTGAAGGGCGCCATCGACCGCTTCGGGCTCGACGTTCGAGGCAAGGTGGCCGCGGACATCGGCGCGAGCACCGGCGGCTTCACGGATTGCCTGCTCCAGCACGGCGCCACGCGCGTCCACGCGATTGACGTGGGCTACGGGCAGCTCCACGAGAAGCTGCGCACGGACCCGCGGGTGCGCTCGCGCGAGCGTGTCAACGCGCGCTACCTCACGGAAGAGGACCTGCCGGAGAAGGTCGGCGTGGTCGTCATCGACGTCAGCTTCATCTCCCTCACGCAGGTGCTGCCGTCGGTGCTGACGTACCTGGAGCCGGGCGGGCTGTTGGTCGCGCTGGTGAAGCCTCAGTTCGAGGTAGGGCCAGACCGCGTAGGGAAGGGCGGCGTGGTGCGGGATGTCGCTGCCAGGCAGGACGCCATCGACACGGTGACGGCGTTCGTCCGCGAGCAGGGCCTGGAGGTCCTCGGGTTGATGGACTCCACGGTGCCCGGGCCCGCTGGCAACGTGGAGGCACTCCTCGTCGCCAGCAGGCCCTGA
- the bacN gene encoding bactofilin BacN — protein sequence MATGETGIIGKGIVIKGNLTGGGDLVIEGRVEGQIALKNHLTIESTGKVQADIRAEELTINGEASGNIDASSRVAINASAKVAGDIKAPRVVIEDGAVFNGSIEMDVRLPDDI from the coding sequence ATGGCAACGGGTGAAACGGGCATCATCGGCAAGGGCATCGTCATCAAGGGCAACCTCACGGGAGGTGGGGACCTGGTGATCGAGGGACGTGTGGAGGGGCAGATTGCCCTGAAGAACCACCTCACCATCGAGAGCACCGGCAAGGTGCAGGCGGACATCCGCGCCGAGGAGTTGACCATCAACGGCGAGGCCAGCGGCAACATCGACGCCTCGTCGCGCGTGGCCATCAACGCCTCGGCCAAGGTGGCCGGCGACATCAAGGCACCTCGCGTCGTCATCGAGGACGGGGCTGTGTTCAACGGCTCCATCGAGATGGACGTACGGCTTCCTGACGACATTTGA
- the pyrE gene encoding orotate phosphoribosyltransferase produces the protein MAEPLVRDRARLLELLTERSFEQRRVVLSSGKESDFYIDCKRTALLAEGHFLIGRLFLEAIRREAPEAVGVGGLTLGADPLASAVSLTGYLSGTPLAAFIVRKEPKGHGTGQWIEGLSGLGQGAAVAIVEDVVTTGASTLKAIERAQLEGLKVLGAFALVDRLEGGREAVEASGHRLHTLFTRKDFIP, from the coding sequence ATGGCGGAACCGCTCGTGCGTGACCGTGCCCGGCTGTTGGAGCTGCTCACCGAGCGCTCCTTCGAGCAGCGCCGCGTGGTGCTCTCGTCCGGCAAGGAGTCGGACTTCTACATCGACTGCAAGCGCACGGCGCTGCTGGCCGAGGGCCACTTTCTCATTGGCCGGCTGTTCCTGGAGGCCATCCGGCGCGAGGCCCCGGAGGCCGTGGGCGTGGGCGGGCTGACGTTGGGGGCCGACCCGCTGGCGTCCGCGGTGAGCCTCACCGGCTACCTGTCCGGCACGCCGCTGGCGGCCTTCATCGTGCGCAAGGAGCCCAAGGGGCACGGCACGGGTCAGTGGATTGAAGGCCTGAGCGGGCTGGGGCAGGGCGCGGCGGTGGCCATCGTGGAGGACGTCGTCACGACGGGAGCCTCCACGCTGAAGGCCATCGAGCGGGCCCAGCTGGAGGGCCTGAAGGTGCTGGGTGCCTTCGCGCTGGTGGACCGGTTGGAGGGTGGGCGTGAAGCCGTGGAGGCCTCTGGGCACCGGCTCCACACGCTCTTCACCCGCAAGGACTTCATTCCGTGA
- the bacO gene encoding bactofilin BacO encodes MSFTPRTARHTPFERRTTLMANTVIGSSIVIDGEISGDEDLVIQGTVKGKISLKESLYVEGSGVVEADIETQNVEIAGRVTGNIVASDKVELKTDCRVVGDIKAPRILIADGASFKGNVDMDMKER; translated from the coding sequence TTGAGCTTCACGCCGCGCACGGCACGGCACACACCTTTCGAGAGGCGGACAACACTCATGGCGAATACGGTCATTGGCTCGAGCATCGTCATCGACGGGGAGATCTCCGGCGACGAGGACCTGGTCATCCAGGGCACCGTGAAGGGGAAGATTTCCCTCAAGGAAAGCCTCTACGTGGAGGGCAGCGGCGTCGTCGAGGCCGACATCGAGACGCAGAACGTGGAGATCGCCGGCCGCGTCACGGGCAACATCGTCGCCAGCGACAAGGTGGAGCTGAAGACGGACTGCCGCGTGGTGGGAGACATCAAGGCGCCTCGAATCCTCATCGCCGACGGTGCCTCCTTCAAGGGCAACGTCGACATGGACATGAAGGAGCGCTGA
- a CDS encoding tetratricopeptide repeat protein — protein MRPSRLLVSALLAVLVAPGVSAAAPSRRPRVDPEAMREAIDAGSTDEGRYASSASYTNYLQSRLKHHAGDHRGAVDALRLALATDDGNPLLLTRLGEEYARLGDLTRAERELRRAVLRAPAYYPAHVLLGRVLTESKRFARARLHLRRAVTLKPREPEAYLVLTQLHLEMGAPDEAVKVVDALALALPGEASGYQRLGLALAERGDTARAERLLVEAAARAPGDVEVLTALAQLYEDTGRPVQAEESLARALERDPDSREVLLGAGRAALKAGSAVRARAYFDRLLSLSSEPEMPVRVAFSYLAAREPRAAAEVLEAARRGDHADPRLAYYAGLVHERMRRFADAAEAFAGVPAEADVYADARLRRARCLSLLGEHSRALTLFRAAMQESPADVEVRMQFARALERGGTPNRAELLLREGLSVGPSAALYDALAATLHRQGRGREALTLLREAVARFPRDEDLLYVLGAAHERQGDMTGALARMRAVLAVSPDHAAALNFLGYLLAQAGQNLDEAERRVRRALELRPDTGAYLDSLGWVYFRRGDYARAVDALERASTLAPDEPVILEHLGDAYQRVARTDDAAAVWRRALEVLTLDPESAEPPGQRAALERKLNALPTRAPDR, from the coding sequence GTGCGCCCCTCTCGCCTCCTCGTGTCCGCCCTGCTGGCCGTCCTCGTGGCGCCGGGTGTGTCCGCGGCCGCCCCGTCACGGCGGCCGCGCGTGGACCCGGAGGCCATGCGGGAGGCCATCGACGCGGGCTCCACGGACGAAGGCCGCTATGCCTCCTCCGCCAGCTACACGAACTACCTCCAGTCCCGGCTGAAGCACCATGCCGGGGACCACCGGGGCGCGGTGGACGCGCTGCGGCTGGCCCTGGCCACGGATGATGGAAACCCGCTGCTGCTCACCCGGCTGGGGGAGGAGTACGCCCGTCTGGGCGACTTGACGCGCGCGGAGCGCGAGCTGCGCCGGGCCGTGCTGCGCGCCCCCGCCTACTACCCCGCGCACGTGCTCCTGGGCCGCGTTCTCACGGAGTCGAAGCGGTTCGCCCGGGCCCGCCTGCACCTGCGGCGCGCGGTGACCCTCAAGCCTCGCGAGCCGGAGGCGTATCTCGTCCTGACCCAGCTCCACCTGGAGATGGGGGCCCCGGACGAAGCGGTGAAGGTGGTGGACGCGCTGGCGCTGGCGCTGCCGGGGGAGGCCTCGGGGTACCAGCGCCTGGGGTTGGCGCTGGCGGAGCGGGGCGACACGGCGCGCGCCGAGCGCCTGCTGGTCGAGGCCGCCGCCCGAGCCCCGGGTGACGTGGAGGTGCTGACGGCGCTGGCGCAGCTGTACGAAGACACCGGCCGGCCCGTGCAGGCGGAGGAGTCCCTGGCTCGGGCGCTGGAGCGGGACCCGGACAGCCGCGAGGTGCTGCTGGGCGCCGGCCGCGCGGCGCTGAAGGCGGGCTCCGCCGTCCGGGCGCGAGCGTACTTCGACCGGCTGTTGTCCCTCTCCTCCGAGCCGGAGATGCCGGTACGGGTGGCCTTCAGCTACCTCGCCGCGCGCGAGCCCAGGGCGGCCGCGGAGGTGCTGGAGGCGGCGCGCCGGGGGGACCATGCGGACCCTCGGCTGGCCTACTACGCGGGGCTCGTCCATGAGCGGATGCGCCGCTTCGCCGACGCGGCGGAGGCCTTCGCGGGTGTGCCCGCTGAGGCGGATGTCTACGCCGACGCGCGCCTGCGCCGAGCCCGCTGCCTGTCGCTCCTGGGCGAGCACTCCCGGGCCCTCACGCTCTTCCGGGCCGCGATGCAGGAGTCGCCAGCGGACGTGGAAGTCCGGATGCAGTTCGCCCGAGCCCTGGAGCGCGGCGGCACGCCGAACCGCGCGGAGCTGCTCCTCCGCGAGGGCCTGTCCGTCGGTCCCTCCGCGGCGCTGTATGACGCCCTGGCCGCCACACTCCACCGGCAGGGCCGGGGGCGCGAAGCCCTGACACTGCTTCGCGAGGCGGTGGCCCGCTTCCCCCGGGACGAAGACCTGCTGTACGTGCTGGGCGCGGCGCATGAGCGGCAGGGCGACATGACGGGCGCGCTGGCCCGCATGCGGGCGGTGCTGGCTGTGTCACCGGACCACGCCGCCGCGTTGAACTTCCTGGGATACCTGCTGGCGCAGGCGGGGCAGAACCTGGACGAGGCCGAGCGGCGCGTGCGGCGGGCCCTGGAGCTGCGGCCGGACACCGGGGCCTACCTGGACTCACTGGGCTGGGTGTACTTCCGCAGAGGGGACTACGCCCGGGCCGTGGACGCGCTGGAGCGGGCCTCCACGCTGGCTCCAGACGAGCCCGTCATCCTCGAACACCTGGGAGACGCCTATCAGCGGGTGGCGAGGACGGACGACGCCGCGGCCGTTTGGCGGCGCGCCCTGGAAGTGCTGACGCTGGACCCCGAGTCCGCCGAGCCTCCCGGCCAGCGCGCCGCGTTGGAGCGCAAGCTCAATGCGCTACCCACGCGTGCGCCAGACCGCTAA
- a CDS encoding TIGR00730 family Rossman fold protein translates to MEVRSVCVFCGSRPGARPEYMDAATRMGAELARRGLTLVYGGASVGLMGAVADAALAAGGNVVGVLPGFLGAKELAHRGLTELHSVGSMHERKALMAERADAFIALPGGFGTLDELFEIVTWAQLGLHRKPMGLLDTRGFFQPLLAMARHHAEEGFVPMEQAVPFAVSASPTALVDRLLAGPTMPPAEKWLKRTSQT, encoded by the coding sequence ATGGAAGTGCGAAGTGTCTGTGTGTTCTGCGGCTCCCGGCCCGGCGCGCGTCCGGAGTACATGGACGCCGCCACACGCATGGGCGCCGAGTTGGCGCGGCGAGGACTGACGCTCGTCTACGGCGGCGCCAGCGTGGGGCTCATGGGCGCGGTGGCGGACGCCGCGCTGGCCGCGGGTGGCAACGTCGTCGGCGTGCTGCCTGGCTTCCTTGGCGCCAAGGAACTGGCCCACCGAGGCCTCACGGAGCTGCACTCCGTCGGCTCCATGCACGAGCGCAAGGCGCTGATGGCGGAGCGCGCGGATGCCTTCATCGCCCTGCCCGGAGGCTTTGGAACGCTCGATGAGCTCTTCGAAATCGTGACCTGGGCCCAGCTCGGCCTGCACCGCAAGCCCATGGGCCTGCTGGACACGCGCGGCTTCTTCCAGCCATTGCTGGCCATGGCGCGGCACCACGCGGAGGAAGGCTTCGTCCCCATGGAGCAGGCCGTGCCCTTCGCCGTGAGCGCGTCTCCCACGGCCCTGGTGGACCGGCTGCTGGCGGGCCCGACGATGCCGCCCGCCGAGAAGTGGCTGAAGCGCACCAGCCAGACGTGA
- a CDS encoding alpha/beta hydrolase encodes MARSDEGFFPGRDGTRLYWKSILPDAEPRAHVAVVHGYGDHFGRYGFVTDALLADGFAVHGFDYRGHGKADGRRAYCEKWPDYLEDLEVFWARVRAVSEGKKAFVLAHSHGGLMSATWASSRQVEGLTGLVLSAPYLKLAITPPASKLMAARAVGKLVPWLSISSGLKVEDLTHDTDVQRATREDPLHQAIATPRWFVESTRAQGEAVLLAPKIQVPLFVLCGAEDGVAAPAAAREYFERAGSPDKKFKEYPGMRHEPLNEVGRAEVFRDISGWISAHL; translated from the coding sequence ATGGCGCGTAGCGACGAGGGCTTCTTTCCCGGCAGGGACGGGACACGACTGTACTGGAAGTCCATCCTTCCAGACGCCGAGCCCCGCGCGCATGTCGCGGTGGTGCATGGGTACGGTGACCACTTCGGGCGCTATGGCTTCGTGACGGACGCGCTGCTGGCGGACGGCTTCGCGGTCCACGGCTTCGACTACCGGGGCCATGGCAAGGCCGACGGGCGCCGGGCCTACTGCGAGAAGTGGCCGGACTACCTGGAGGACCTGGAGGTCTTCTGGGCGCGGGTGCGCGCGGTGTCGGAGGGCAAGAAGGCCTTCGTGTTGGCGCACAGCCACGGTGGCCTGATGTCGGCGACGTGGGCTTCCAGCCGGCAGGTGGAGGGGTTGACGGGGCTGGTGCTGTCGGCGCCGTACCTCAAGCTGGCCATCACTCCGCCGGCCTCGAAGCTGATGGCCGCGCGCGCGGTGGGCAAGCTGGTGCCATGGCTGAGCATCTCCTCCGGGCTGAAGGTGGAGGACCTCACCCATGACACCGACGTGCAGCGGGCCACCCGGGAGGACCCGCTCCACCAGGCCATCGCCACGCCCCGGTGGTTCGTCGAATCCACCCGGGCGCAGGGCGAGGCCGTGCTGCTGGCGCCGAAGATTCAAGTGCCGCTGTTCGTCCTGTGTGGCGCGGAGGATGGGGTGGCCGCTCCGGCGGCGGCGCGGGAGTACTTCGAGCGGGCGGGGTCGCCGGACAAGAAGTTCAAGGAGTACCCCGGAATGCGGCATGAGCCGCTCAACGAGGTGGGCCGTGCGGAGGTATTCCGGGATATCTCCGGCTGGATCTCCGCGCATCTCTGA
- a CDS encoding rhomboid family intramembrane serine protease, whose protein sequence is MPGPPQPRPWVCYALIACAVSLFLAEQVLPISQVVRSEHGRMQIPPLGLYGPFVQAGQYWRLLGAVLEHGSPLHLLFNMSVVVTLGFTLERGIGSLRFFGLSLVTALGASTFSLIFDFDVPTVGASGMILGWAGAMLPVATREGRRDLFIWLAQVAVLSLLPFVSWAGHLGGFLFGLPCGLALRMGRQVYARALPILLFLSVVVALYAAHPERRGGF, encoded by the coding sequence GTGCCAGGCCCACCGCAGCCGCGCCCCTGGGTGTGCTACGCGCTCATCGCCTGTGCGGTGTCGCTCTTCTTGGCCGAGCAGGTCCTGCCCATCTCCCAGGTGGTCCGGAGCGAGCACGGGCGGATGCAGATTCCGCCCCTGGGCCTGTACGGCCCCTTCGTGCAGGCGGGCCAGTACTGGCGGCTGCTGGGCGCGGTGCTGGAGCACGGCAGCCCCCTCCACCTCCTCTTCAACATGTCGGTGGTGGTGACGCTCGGCTTCACGCTGGAGCGAGGCATCGGCAGCCTGCGCTTCTTCGGCCTGTCGCTGGTGACGGCGCTGGGGGCGTCCACCTTCTCACTCATCTTCGACTTCGACGTGCCCACGGTGGGCGCGTCCGGAATGATTCTCGGCTGGGCGGGGGCCATGCTGCCCGTCGCCACACGCGAGGGCCGCCGGGACTTGTTCATCTGGCTGGCGCAGGTGGCTGTCCTCAGCCTGCTCCCCTTCGTGAGCTGGGCGGGGCATCTGGGCGGCTTCCTCTTCGGCCTGCCTTGTGGCTTGGCCCTGCGCATGGGGCGGCAGGTCTACGCGCGCGCCCTGCCCATCCTTCTTTTTCTCTCCGTGGTGGTGGCGCTCTACGCAGCCCACCCCGAGCGGCGTGGAGGCTTTTGA